In Paracoccus methylovorus, a genomic segment contains:
- a CDS encoding RNA-binding protein, whose product MTRGGRIKDRETPERRCIVTGEVQPKAGLIRFVAGPDGEVWPDLAEKLPGRGFWVVADRPALDKAAAKGLFSRGAKARVTAPPELLAMIETGLARRVTDTLSLARKAGLAVAGFEKVKDWLAAGKAKVLLQASDGSERGKGKLWTPPGGRWFGCMTASELGLSFGRDHVIHSALAPGGLTEKLIRDASRLTGLRGHDGGASAGKE is encoded by the coding sequence ATGACACGCGGGGGCCGTATCAAGGACCGCGAGACGCCCGAACGGCGCTGCATCGTGACGGGCGAAGTCCAGCCCAAGGCTGGGCTGATCCGCTTTGTCGCGGGCCCCGATGGCGAGGTGTGGCCGGATCTGGCCGAGAAGCTGCCGGGACGCGGCTTCTGGGTGGTGGCCGACCGGCCGGCGCTGGACAAGGCTGCCGCCAAGGGTTTGTTTTCACGCGGCGCAAAAGCGCGCGTCACCGCGCCGCCCGAGCTTCTGGCGATGATCGAGACCGGGCTGGCGCGACGGGTGACCGACACGCTGTCGCTCGCACGCAAGGCGGGGTTGGCGGTTGCCGGCTTCGAAAAGGTCAAGGACTGGCTGGCCGCCGGCAAGGCCAAGGTGCTTTTGCAGGCCAGCGACGGATCGGAACGCGGCAAAGGCAAGCTCTGGACCCCACCCGGGGGCCGGTGGTTCGGCTGCATGACCGCATCAGAATTGGGTTTGTCCTTTGGGCGCGATCATGTCATACACAGCGCGCTTGCGCCGGGGGGCCTGACCGAAAAATTGATCAGGGACGCGAGCAGACTGACGGGTCTGCGCGGGCATGACGGCGGTGCTTCCGCCGGGAAGGAATGA
- the nusA gene encoding transcription termination factor NusA: MAITSANQLELLQTAEAVAREKMIDPDLVIEAMEDSLARAAKSRYGSEMDIRVHIDRKTGNAGFTRARTVVEDDAVENYQAQLTVAQALPYFEPSRDGRTYWMRDGQKVEDFGGKPQPGDVFEEQVPPVDLGRIAAQSAKQVILQRVREAERDRQYEEFKDRIGSIINGVVKREEYGNIIVDVGRGEAILRRNEKIGRESYRPNDRIRTYVKDVRREARGPQIFLSRTDPQFMAELFKMEVPEIYDGVIEIKAVARDPGSRAKIAVISYDNSIDPVGACVGMRGSRVQAVVGELQGEKIDIIPWSDDQATFLVNALQPAEVAKVVFDEDATRIEVVVPDEQLSLAIGRRGQNVRLASQLTGLDIDILTEEEESKRRQAEFNARTKLFMDALDLDEFFAQLLVAEGFTNLEEVAYVDLDELLSIEGVDESTAEELQTRAREHLEAANKAALENARALGAEDSLIGFEGLTPQMVEALAKDDIKTLEEFATCADWELAGGWTTQDGQRVKDDGLLEPFNVSLEEAQNLVMTARVMLGWVDPTEMESAGETEAEGDEQEAGV; the protein is encoded by the coding sequence ATGGCCATCACCTCTGCCAACCAGCTTGAACTGCTGCAAACTGCCGAGGCCGTTGCGCGGGAAAAGATGATCGACCCCGATCTGGTGATCGAGGCGATGGAGGACAGCCTGGCTCGCGCGGCAAAGTCGCGCTATGGCTCGGAAATGGACATCCGCGTCCATATCGACCGCAAAACCGGGAACGCAGGCTTCACCCGCGCCCGCACCGTGGTCGAGGATGACGCGGTGGAAAATTATCAAGCCCAGCTTACCGTCGCCCAAGCCCTGCCCTATTTCGAACCCTCGCGCGATGGCCGCACCTATTGGATGCGCGACGGCCAAAAGGTCGAGGACTTTGGCGGCAAGCCGCAGCCCGGCGACGTGTTCGAAGAGCAGGTCCCGCCGGTCGACTTGGGCCGTATCGCCGCGCAATCGGCCAAGCAGGTCATCCTGCAAAGGGTGCGCGAGGCCGAACGCGACCGGCAGTATGAAGAATTCAAGGATCGCATCGGCTCGATCATCAACGGCGTCGTCAAGCGCGAGGAATACGGCAACATCATCGTCGATGTGGGCCGGGGAGAGGCGATCCTGCGCCGCAACGAAAAGATCGGCCGCGAAAGCTATCGCCCCAACGACCGCATCCGCACCTATGTCAAGGATGTGCGGCGCGAGGCACGTGGCCCGCAGATCTTCCTTTCGCGCACCGATCCGCAGTTCATGGCCGAACTGTTCAAGATGGAAGTGCCGGAAATCTATGACGGCGTGATCGAGATCAAGGCTGTCGCCCGCGACCCCGGCTCGCGCGCCAAGATCGCGGTGATCTCTTACGACAACTCGATCGACCCGGTCGGCGCCTGCGTCGGCATGCGCGGTTCGCGCGTGCAGGCCGTGGTGGGCGAATTGCAGGGCGAAAAGATCGACATCATTCCGTGGTCGGACGATCAGGCGACCTTCCTAGTCAACGCGCTGCAACCGGCCGAAGTCGCGAAAGTCGTCTTTGACGAGGACGCGACCCGGATCGAGGTGGTGGTGCCGGACGAACAGCTTTCGCTGGCCATCGGCCGGCGCGGCCAGAACGTGCGGCTGGCAAGCCAGCTTACCGGTCTCGACATCGACATCCTGACGGAAGAGGAGGAATCCAAGCGTCGTCAGGCCGAATTCAACGCCCGCACCAAGCTGTTCATGGACGCGCTGGATCTGGACGAGTTCTTTGCCCAGCTTCTGGTGGCCGAAGGCTTTACCAACCTGGAAGAAGTGGCCTATGTCGATCTGGACGAGCTGCTCTCGATCGAAGGGGTGGACGAGTCGACTGCCGAGGAATTGCAGACCCGCGCCCGCGAGCATCTGGAGGCCGCAAACAAGGCTGCGCTGGAAAACGCCCGCGCCCTTGGCGCCGAGGACAGCCTGATCGGCTTCGAGGGGCTGACCCCGCAGATGGTCGAGGCACTGGCCAAGGACGACATCAAGACGCTGGAGGAATTCGCCACCTGCGCCGACTGGGAACTGGCCGGCGGCTGGACCACGCAGGACGGCCAGCGCGTCAAGGACGACGGCCTTCTGGAACCCTTCAATGTCAGTCTGGAAGAGGCGCAGAATTTGGTTATGACCGCCCGCGTCATGCTGGGTTGGGTTGATCCGACCGAGATGGAATCGGCCGGCGAGACCGAAGCCGAGGGCGACGAACAGGAGGCCGGGGTGTAA
- the rimP gene encoding ribosome maturation factor RimP: MSDLIAKTAIDRRLAEIIGPAIEDLGFELVRVRLQGGKTATLQIMADRPEGGINVDDCADISTAVSAVLDVEDPLEDAYHLEVSSPGIDRPLTRLKDFETFEGYEARLETNQPIDGRKRFKGMLAGVEGDEVLLNIEEGGEAHTIGLNFDWLSDAKLVLTDELIAEMLRQKKDAGVQIENLDETAFDEIETEAGEDNAAAKE; encoded by the coding sequence ATGAGCGACCTCATCGCCAAGACCGCCATAGATCGGCGTCTCGCCGAAATCATCGGCCCCGCCATCGAGGATCTGGGGTTCGAACTGGTGCGCGTTCGCCTGCAAGGCGGCAAGACCGCCACCTTGCAGATCATGGCCGACCGGCCCGAAGGCGGCATCAACGTCGATGACTGCGCCGATATCTCGACCGCCGTTAGCGCCGTTCTGGACGTCGAGGACCCGCTGGAGGACGCCTATCATCTGGAGGTTTCCAGCCCCGGCATCGACCGGCCCTTGACCCGGCTGAAGGACTTCGAGACCTTCGAAGGGTATGAGGCGCGGTTGGAGACGAACCAGCCCATCGACGGACGCAAGCGGTTCAAGGGCATGCTGGCGGGTGTCGAGGGCGACGAGGTGCTGCTCAACATCGAAGAGGGCGGCGAGGCGCATACCATCGGGCTGAATTTCGACTGGCTTTCCGATGCGAAGCTGGTCCTGACCGACGAGTTGATTGCCGAGATGCTGCGACAGAAAAAGGACGCGGGCGTGCAGATAGAAAATCTGGACGAAACCGCCTTTGACGAGATCGAAACGGAAGCCGGCGAAGACAACGCCGCTGCGAAGGAGTGA
- the pip gene encoding prolyl aminopeptidase, with translation MDRLAGQIGGTSSHGRLHPMVEPFDRRVIDVGDGHRLHVEQSGNPDGVPVIVLHGGPGGGCSPYMRRFFDPAHYRAILFDQRGCGRSQPHAAVIANTTQHLIADIECIRHALGIERAILFGGSWGATLALAYAQAHPETVEAMVLRGVFLGRRAELDWFYGGGVARFFPDRWAEFQAPIPEAERGDMIAAYYRRLFSGDRGQETRFALPWLIWENALAGLEITGPGHAPPEYARTFARLENHYFAHGCFLDEGQLLRDRHRIEHIPAVIVQGRYDMVCPPSAAWELAEGWDRAELRLVPASGHALSEPRIAAELVRVMDGFRDVAQRA, from the coding sequence ATGGATAGATTGGCAGGGCAAATCGGCGGCACGTCGTCGCATGGCAGGCTGCATCCGATGGTCGAACCCTTTGACCGCCGGGTGATCGACGTTGGCGACGGCCATCGGCTGCACGTCGAGCAAAGCGGCAACCCCGACGGCGTGCCGGTCATCGTGCTGCATGGTGGGCCGGGCGGCGGCTGCAGCCCCTATATGCGGCGCTTCTTTGATCCGGCACATTATCGGGCGATCCTGTTCGACCAGCGCGGCTGCGGCCGGTCGCAGCCTCATGCCGCGGTTATTGCCAACACCACGCAGCACCTGATCGCTGATATCGAATGCATTCGCCACGCGCTGGGAATCGAGCGTGCGATCCTGTTCGGCGGCAGTTGGGGCGCGACGCTCGCGCTTGCTTATGCACAGGCTCATCCCGAAACGGTCGAGGCCATGGTGCTGCGCGGGGTGTTTCTTGGCCGGCGGGCCGAACTGGACTGGTTTTATGGCGGCGGGGTCGCGCGTTTCTTTCCCGACCGCTGGGCCGAATTCCAGGCTCCGATCCCCGAAGCCGAGCGTGGCGACATGATCGCCGCCTATTACCGGCGGCTGTTCAGCGGCGACCGGGGGCAAGAGACGCGCTTTGCCCTGCCTTGGCTGATCTGGGAAAACGCGCTGGCCGGGCTGGAAATCACCGGGCCGGGCCATGCGCCCCCTGAATATGCCCGCACCTTCGCGCGGCTGGAGAATCACTATTTCGCCCATGGCTGTTTTCTGGACGAGGGACAGCTTTTGCGCGATCGCCACCGCATCGAGCATATCCCCGCGGTGATCGTGCAGGGCCGCTATGACATGGTCTGCCCGCCAAGCGCCGCTTGGGAACTGGCCGAGGGCTGGGACAGGGCGGAGTTGCGGCTGGTCCCGGCCTCGGGCCACGCGCTGAGCGAGCCGCGAATCGCTGCCGAGCTTGTGCGAGTCATGGATGGGTTCCGGGATGTGGCACAGCGCGCCTGA
- the ubiG gene encoding bifunctional 2-polyprenyl-6-hydroxyphenol methylase/3-demethylubiquinol 3-O-methyltransferase UbiG, which produces MTERPVPSSIDPAEVAKFQAMAREWWDPQGKFKPLHMLNPTRLDYVTTQIAAQFGRDRAGAQPFEGLTILDIGCGGGLMAEPMARLGATVTGADAAEGNIAVARLHAQEHGLAIDYLATTAEALAAEGRRFDVVMALEIVEHVADPAQFIATCRDLLAPGGMLIVSTLNRTARSFAAAIVGAEWVMRWLPKGTHDWRRFITPDELAQMTQGTGLRVVDRCGMVFNPLGWSWALSHRDLSVNYVLTALHQN; this is translated from the coding sequence ATGACCGAAAGACCAGTCCCCAGCAGCATCGACCCGGCCGAGGTCGCCAAGTTCCAGGCCATGGCGCGGGAATGGTGGGACCCGCAGGGCAAGTTCAAGCCGCTGCATATGCTGAACCCGACGCGGCTGGATTATGTCACCACGCAGATTGCGGCGCAGTTCGGCCGCGACCGGGCAGGGGCGCAGCCCTTTGAGGGGCTGACGATTCTCGATATCGGTTGCGGCGGCGGGCTGATGGCCGAACCGATGGCCCGGCTGGGCGCCACCGTCACAGGCGCGGATGCCGCCGAGGGCAATATCGCGGTTGCCCGCCTGCACGCCCAGGAACACGGCCTTGCCATCGACTATCTCGCGACCACGGCCGAGGCCCTTGCCGCCGAAGGCCGCCGCTTCGACGTGGTCATGGCGCTGGAGATTGTCGAACATGTCGCCGATCCCGCACAGTTCATCGCCACCTGCCGCGATCTGCTCGCGCCGGGCGGCATGCTGATCGTCTCGACATTGAATCGTACCGCCCGCAGCTTTGCCGCCGCCATCGTAGGCGCGGAATGGGTCATGCGCTGGCTGCCCAAGGGCACCCATGACTGGCGCCGCTTCATCACGCCCGACGAACTGGCGCAGATGACCCAGGGAACAGGGCTGCGCGTCGTGGATCGCTGCGGCATGGTCTTCAATCCGCTGGGCTGGAGCTGGGCGCTGTCGCATCGTGACCTGTCGGTGAACTACGTCCTGACGGCGCTGCACCAGAACTGA
- a CDS encoding MarR family winged helix-turn-helix transcriptional regulator, protein MIQKTQDTPEGQAEASADALAASMFSEVFIADQLARDLIGKALPKGMQISHFSVLNLLAHLNVERTPAELAEAFHVTRGAMTNTLSRLEWAGHIHIRPDWDDARRKFIAISPAGRAARDAALAAFMPRIADVVRDIGADRVRAALPVLRMLRKKLEETVRHESRGQGGR, encoded by the coding sequence ATGATCCAAAAAACGCAAGACACCCCTGAAGGGCAGGCGGAAGCCTCGGCCGACGCCTTGGCCGCAAGCATGTTTTCCGAGGTGTTCATCGCCGACCAACTGGCGCGCGACCTCATTGGCAAGGCGTTGCCCAAGGGCATGCAGATTTCGCATTTCTCGGTGCTGAACCTGCTTGCGCATCTGAATGTCGAACGCACGCCCGCCGAACTGGCCGAGGCGTTTCATGTCACCCGCGGCGCCATGACCAACACCCTGTCACGCCTGGAGTGGGCCGGCCATATCCACATCCGCCCGGACTGGGACGACGCACGCCGCAAGTTCATCGCCATCAGCCCGGCCGGACGCGCGGCGCGCGACGCCGCGCTGGCCGCCTTCATGCCGCGAATCGCCGATGTGGTGCGCGATATCGGAGCCGACCGGGTTCGGGCGGCGCTGCCGGTCCTGCGTATGCTGCGCAAGAAACTGGAAGAGACGGTACGCCACGAAAGCCGCGGCCAAGGCGGGCGCTGA
- a CDS encoding carbon-nitrogen hydrolase family protein, with the protein MSETITAGLVQLSVSDDPGRNLPVTRALIREAAQAGASWVLTPEATNVLGASRELQDRILHTEAEDPTLAALRQDARDLGIWLLIGSLSLKTGDPAETRFANRSFLIAPDGGIKARYDKLHMFDVTVSDSETYRESAAFRPGDRAVLAQGPMPIGMTVCYDLRFPQLYRRLAIAGAEVLTVPAAFNDTTGAAHWEVLLRARAIETGCFVLAPAQCGTHASHAEPERRPRRSYGHSLAVDPWGRVLADGGDEPGVILVTLDPAAVLGARSRIPSLTHDRNFAGP; encoded by the coding sequence ATGAGCGAGACAATTACGGCCGGGCTGGTGCAACTCAGCGTCTCGGACGACCCCGGGCGCAACCTGCCGGTCACGCGGGCGCTGATCCGCGAGGCGGCGCAAGCTGGGGCAAGCTGGGTGCTTACACCCGAGGCCACCAATGTGCTGGGCGCCAGCCGCGAGTTGCAGGACCGCATCCTGCACACCGAGGCCGAGGATCCGACGCTGGCCGCGCTGCGACAGGATGCACGCGATCTGGGCATATGGCTGCTGATCGGTTCCCTGTCGCTGAAAACCGGCGATCCGGCCGAGACGCGTTTTGCCAATCGCAGCTTCCTGATCGCACCGGACGGCGGCATAAAGGCACGCTATGACAAGCTGCACATGTTTGACGTTACGGTTTCCGACAGCGAAACCTATCGCGAATCGGCAGCCTTTCGACCCGGCGACCGGGCGGTGCTGGCCCAAGGCCCGATGCCGATCGGCATGACCGTCTGCTATGATCTGCGCTTTCCCCAGCTTTATCGCCGGCTGGCCATTGCGGGGGCCGAGGTTCTGACCGTGCCGGCGGCCTTCAACGACACCACCGGCGCTGCGCATTGGGAGGTGCTTTTGCGCGCCCGCGCCATCGAAACCGGTTGCTTCGTGCTCGCCCCGGCGCAATGCGGCACCCATGCAAGCCATGCCGAGCCTGAACGTCGGCCGCGCCGCAGCTACGGCCATTCTCTGGCCGTCGATCCCTGGGGCCGGGTGCTGGCCGATGGAGGGGATGAGCCGGGTGTGATCTTAGTGACGCTTGACCCCGCGGCGGTTCTCGGGGCACGGTCCCGCATCCCATCGCTGACGCATGACCGGAACTTCGCGGGCCCATGA
- the grxC gene encoding glutaredoxin 3, with the protein MSKVEIYTTPTCPYCIAAKALLRRKGIAYEETDVSRDPQIRAAMTQRAGRRSVPQIFIDGRHIGGCDDLHALDGKGKLDGILGLTA; encoded by the coding sequence ATGTCCAAGGTCGAAATCTATACCACACCCACCTGCCCCTATTGCATCGCCGCAAAAGCCCTGCTGCGGCGCAAAGGCATTGCCTATGAGGAAACCGACGTCAGCCGCGATCCGCAGATCCGCGCCGCAATGACCCAGCGCGCCGGCCGCCGCTCGGTGCCGCAGATATTTATCGATGGCCGCCATATCGGCGGTTGCGACGACCTGCACGCGTTGGATGGCAAGGGTAAGCTGGACGGGATTCTGGGCCTGACGGCATGA
- a CDS encoding ComF family protein: MKGALRLVYPPQCLCCGAPVAEEGGLCPVCWPEAEFIQATCCTRCGAPLPCEGSGDAEDEAAGLLVCDDCLALPRPWQQGRAALTYRGTGRRLALMLKHGDRLDLVPALGNWVARAALPLVQPDTVVVPVPVHLRRLLKRKYNQAEMLSRQVAHVHGLQHLPGALRRLRHTPMQDHGSVGDRFANLKDAIAVPGRMAPRVQGRAVLLVDDVMASGATLSASAKALMGAGAGPISVVVLARAVKDT, encoded by the coding sequence ATGAAAGGCGCATTGCGGCTGGTCTATCCTCCGCAATGCCTGTGCTGTGGCGCACCGGTGGCCGAAGAGGGTGGGCTTTGCCCGGTCTGCTGGCCCGAGGCTGAATTCATACAGGCCACCTGCTGCACCCGCTGCGGCGCACCCCTGCCCTGCGAAGGCTCTGGCGACGCCGAGGACGAAGCGGCAGGGCTGCTTGTCTGCGACGATTGTCTGGCGTTGCCACGGCCATGGCAGCAGGGGCGGGCAGCACTGACCTATCGCGGGACGGGACGCCGGCTTGCGCTGATGCTGAAACATGGCGACAGGCTGGATCTGGTACCTGCGCTGGGAAACTGGGTGGCCCGGGCAGCCCTGCCGCTGGTGCAGCCAGACACCGTTGTGGTTCCGGTGCCCGTGCATCTGCGCCGTCTGCTGAAACGAAAATACAATCAGGCAGAGATGCTGTCGCGCCAGGTTGCCCACGTGCATGGGTTGCAACATCTGCCGGGCGCCCTGCGACGATTGCGGCACACGCCGATGCAGGACCATGGCAGCGTCGGCGACCGTTTCGCCAACCTGAAGGACGCGATCGCCGTGCCCGGGCGCATGGCCCCGCGCGTGCAGGGGCGGGCGGTATTGCTGGTGGATGACGTGATGGCCTCGGGCGCAACGCTGAGCGCCTCGGCCAAGGCGCTGATGGGGGCGGGGGCGGGACCGATCTCTGTCGTGGTTCTGGCGCGGGCGGTGAAGGATACCTAG
- a CDS encoding methyltransferase domain-containing protein, with amino-acid sequence MMPDRPLSASSLTDRRMLDRNRARSLRLGPVDFLHRIIADEIEDRLAAVNRKFSDIAVVTGHPHFWRDILPGAKIVTDMPTLELEPEAHDLVIHAMALHWAEDPVGQIAQAARALRPDGLFIAACAGGRTLHELRESLTQAEVEVSGGLSPRVLPMGEIRDLGGLLQRAGLALPVADQITQIVSYRSLFHLAHDLRAMGEGNALAQRLRRPTRRDVLLRAAALYSEHHPDPQDETRIQATFDLVFLTGWAPDASQQKPLRPGSAKMPLAEALASTRKPE; translated from the coding sequence ATGATGCCTGACCGCCCCCTTTCTGCTTCCAGCCTGACCGATCGTCGCATGCTCGACCGGAACCGCGCTCGGTCCCTGCGCCTTGGACCGGTCGATTTCCTGCATCGAATCATTGCCGACGAGATCGAGGATAGGCTGGCCGCGGTTAACAGAAAGTTTAGCGACATCGCCGTCGTCACCGGTCACCCGCATTTCTGGCGCGACATATTGCCCGGCGCGAAAATCGTCACCGATATGCCCACGCTGGAACTTGAGCCCGAAGCGCATGATCTGGTGATCCATGCAATGGCCCTGCATTGGGCCGAGGACCCGGTCGGCCAGATCGCACAGGCCGCGCGTGCGCTGCGGCCAGACGGGCTGTTCATCGCAGCCTGTGCCGGGGGGCGCACGCTGCACGAACTGCGCGAATCGCTGACTCAGGCCGAGGTCGAAGTCTCGGGCGGGCTGTCCCCCCGCGTCCTGCCGATGGGCGAGATCCGCGACCTTGGTGGGCTTTTGCAGCGCGCCGGGTTGGCGCTGCCGGTTGCCGACCAGATCACCCAGATCGTCAGCTATCGCAGCCTTTTCCATCTTGCGCATGACCTGCGCGCCATGGGCGAGGGCAACGCGCTGGCGCAGCGGCTGCGTCGCCCGACGCGACGAGATGTCCTGTTGCGCGCCGCCGCGCTTTATTCTGAACATCACCCCGACCCACAGGATGAAACACGCATCCAGGCGACCTTCGATCTGGTTTTCCTGACCGGATGGGCGCCCGACGCCAGTCAGCAAAAACCGCTTCGCCCCGGCTCGGCCAAGATGCCGTTGGCCGAAGCTCTTGCCAGCACGAGAAAGCCTGAATGA
- the hemH gene encoding ferrochelatase — MTLPEHAPASHPEIPARKIGVLIANLGTPDSPDYWPMRRYLNEFLSDKRVIDLPRWKWQPILQTMVLTKRPFTSGANYRLIWNNEANESPLMTITKEQVAGLRERAAALWGDRVMVDYCMRYGNPSTPEVVNRMVKAGCDRILFFPLYPQYAGATTATANDQFFRALMEQKWQPASRTVPAYFDRPDYIAALAGSVERALQGRQPRKLVASYHGMPKRYLMEGDPYHCQCQKTSRLLREKLGWDEGVIDTTFQSVFGNEEWLRPYTVEHVAELAKQGITEIAVISPAFSADCIETLEEIQGEIREAFIHAGGKEFTYIPCLNAEPAHIDVLTAIIGENLGGWI, encoded by the coding sequence ATGACCCTGCCCGAGCACGCCCCCGCCAGCCACCCCGAAATTCCCGCCCGCAAGATCGGTGTGTTGATCGCAAATCTGGGCACGCCCGATTCGCCCGATTACTGGCCCATGCGGCGCTATCTGAACGAGTTTCTATCGGACAAGCGCGTCATCGACCTGCCCCGATGGAAATGGCAGCCGATCCTGCAAACCATGGTGCTGACAAAGCGGCCCTTCACCTCGGGTGCCAACTACCGCCTGATCTGGAACAACGAGGCGAATGAAAGCCCGCTGATGACCATCACCAAGGAACAGGTGGCCGGCCTGCGCGAGCGGGCAGCGGCGCTTTGGGGCGACCGGGTCATGGTCGATTACTGCATGCGCTACGGCAATCCCTCGACGCCAGAGGTGGTGAACCGGATGGTCAAGGCAGGCTGCGACCGTATCCTGTTCTTTCCGCTTTATCCGCAATATGCGGGTGCGACGACGGCGACCGCGAACGACCAGTTCTTCCGCGCCTTGATGGAGCAGAAATGGCAGCCGGCCTCGCGCACCGTGCCGGCCTATTTCGACCGGCCCGATTACATCGCGGCGCTGGCGGGGTCGGTCGAACGTGCTTTGCAGGGGCGCCAGCCGCGCAAGCTGGTTGCCAGCTATCACGGCATGCCGAAACGCTATCTGATGGAGGGGGACCCCTATCACTGCCAGTGCCAGAAGACCTCGCGTCTGTTGCGCGAAAAGCTGGGCTGGGACGAGGGGGTGATCGACACCACCTTCCAATCGGTTTTCGGCAACGAGGAATGGCTGCGCCCCTATACGGTCGAGCACGTCGCCGAACTGGCAAAACAGGGCATCACGGAAATCGCGGTGATCTCGCCTGCCTTCTCGGCCGATTGTATCGAGACGCTGGAGGAGATCCAGGGCGAGATCCGAGAGGCCTTCATCCATGCCGGCGGCAAGGAATTCACCTATATCCCCTGCCTGAACGCCGAACCGGCCCATATCGATGTGCTGACCGCGATCATTGGGGAAAACCTGGGCGGCTGGATCTAG
- a CDS encoding L,D-transpeptidase — MITPKSPVSRRKFLTASVAMGAAGLAAPAIAQSIDPYTGQPLQGTAGGATPDAGVVQYDAAQDSRRNISSFRMQDWQPYFKDLTHGAVLVDLTSRALHFWSEDQTVYKLFPTSVPVSSDLTRTGRTEIIKKVVGPSWAPTPEMKKRNPEWPDFVPPGPDNPLGTHALWLSWQYYRIHGTHDTRKIGRKSSNGCIGLYNEHIQQLYDLTNIGTQVLLI, encoded by the coding sequence ATGATCACGCCGAAAAGTCCGGTTTCGCGCCGGAAATTTCTGACTGCATCGGTGGCGATGGGGGCGGCAGGACTGGCGGCCCCGGCTATCGCGCAATCGATCGACCCCTATACCGGCCAGCCGTTGCAGGGCACGGCGGGTGGCGCCACCCCGGATGCGGGCGTGGTGCAATACGATGCAGCGCAGGATTCGCGCCGGAACATCTCCAGCTTCCGCATGCAGGACTGGCAGCCTTACTTCAAGGATCTGACCCATGGCGCGGTTTTGGTCGACCTGACCTCGCGCGCTCTGCACTTCTGGTCCGAGGACCAGACGGTCTACAAGCTGTTCCCGACCTCGGTCCCGGTCAGCTCGGACCTGACCCGCACCGGCCGCACCGAGATCATCAAGAAGGTCGTCGGCCCAAGCTGGGCACCCACCCCAGAGATGAAGAAGCGCAACCCCGAATGGCCGGACTTCGTGCCTCCGGGACCCGACAACCCGCTGGGCACCCATGCACTTTGGCTAAGCTGGCAGTATTACCGCATCCACGGCACGCATGACACGCGCAAGATCGGGCGCAAGTCCTCGAATGGCTGCATCGGTCTTTACAACGAGCATATCCAGCAGTTGTACGACCTCACCAACATCGGCACCCAGGTGCTGCTGATCTGA
- the dalA gene encoding divisome-associated lipoprotein DalA, translated as MLKLSTLALVSVLALAACQQPQQQLGPDGQPLPVAYRITAREEAQIPGRVLGQINALRANVGAPAMVQNPMLDAAAKAHANDMAAQNRAWHFGSDSSSPLDRVRRQGYSGHLIGENISETYENEITTLNAWMQTRDTRDVIMDPRATDLGIGWYQEPSGKIWWVLVTGGAGGMATTMAGGFAPGAGI; from the coding sequence ATGCTGAAACTCTCTACTCTGGCGCTCGTGTCGGTGCTGGCCCTTGCGGCTTGCCAGCAGCCCCAGCAGCAACTGGGCCCCGATGGCCAGCCGCTGCCGGTTGCCTATCGGATTACCGCTCGCGAAGAGGCGCAAATTCCCGGGCGAGTCCTGGGCCAGATCAATGCGCTGCGTGCCAATGTCGGGGCACCGGCCATGGTGCAGAACCCGATGCTGGATGCCGCGGCCAAGGCCCACGCCAACGATATGGCGGCGCAGAACCGGGCCTGGCATTTCGGCTCGGACAGTTCTTCGCCGCTCGACCGGGTGCGGCGCCAAGGCTATTCGGGCCATCTGATCGGCGAAAACATTTCGGAAACCTACGAGAACGAGATCACGACCCTGAACGCCTGGATGCAGACCCGCGATACGCGCGACGTGATCATGGACCCGCGTGCAACGGACCTGGGCATCGGCTGGTATCAGGAGCCGTCGGGCAAGATCTGGTGGGTGCTGGTCACCGGCGGTGCGGGGGGCATGGCGACGACGATGGCCGGAGGATTTGCGCCGGGTGCCGGCATCTGA